The Campylobacter concisus genome includes a region encoding these proteins:
- a CDS encoding polysaccharide deacetylase family protein, giving the protein MIKTLLASFLTLTFALADAHILVYHRFDDPRHTSTDISIKNLREQFEYFKNNGYEVVKLSKLVDAVNAGEKIPDNWIVITVDDGYKSFYDKALSVFKEYNYPFALMLYVEASANKYGDYLDFDQIKELEAYGEIGYHSYAHPRMTKLSDEALREDFQKGVETFEKHMGYKPKYFAVPYGEIDNRVVSLAKEFGFLALLNQNSGAVSDKSDVYDLYRTPVMNGTKIALTFNSKFLNAQWIFPEGYPQNNAIDKLIIKTDTNASEGSFFMTGFNGFKKVPMTNGVFECKFNPPLDKRKVLISLKVDHQRSTKLLIKDINAK; this is encoded by the coding sequence ATGATAAAAACACTTTTAGCGTCATTTTTGACGCTAACATTTGCTTTAGCAGACGCTCATATTTTAGTCTATCATCGCTTTGATGATCCAAGACATACAAGCACTGATATTTCTATTAAAAATTTAAGAGAGCAGTTTGAATATTTCAAAAATAATGGCTATGAAGTCGTTAAACTCTCAAAGCTAGTCGATGCTGTAAATGCTGGCGAAAAAATACCTGATAACTGGATCGTCATCACTGTAGATGATGGTTATAAAAGTTTCTATGACAAGGCCCTTAGTGTATTTAAAGAGTATAACTATCCATTTGCACTAATGCTTTATGTGGAAGCCAGTGCAAATAAATATGGCGATTATTTAGATTTTGATCAGATTAAAGAACTTGAGGCTTATGGCGAGATTGGGTACCACTCGTACGCTCATCCAAGAATGACAAAGCTTAGCGATGAGGCATTAAGGGAGGATTTTCAAAAAGGCGTAGAGACCTTTGAAAAGCACATGGGTTATAAGCCAAAATATTTCGCGGTACCATACGGCGAGATCGATAACAGAGTTGTCTCTTTGGCAAAAGAATTTGGCTTTTTAGCCCTTTTAAATCAAAACTCAGGTGCGGTTTCAGACAAGAGTGATGTTTACGATCTCTATAGAACACCAGTAATGAACGGTACCAAAATAGCACTAACATTTAATAGTAAATTTCTAAATGCCCAGTGGATATTTCCAGAGGGCTATCCGCAAAATAATGCGATCGACAAGCTAATCATCAAAACCGATACAAATGCTAGTGAAGGTAGTTTTTTTATGACTGGCTTTAATGGCTTTAAAAAAGTACCTATGACAAATGGTGTTTTTGAATGTAAATTTAACCCCCCTCTCGATAAACGCAAAGTTTTAATATCACTAAAAGTAGATCATCAACGAAGTACAAAACTTCTAATAAAGGACATCAATGCTAAATAA
- the frr gene encoding ribosome recycling factor, which translates to MLNKIYETQKEGCEKAIASLKRDFTTLRTGKVNINIVDHVMVDYYGSPTPLNQVATVLTSDASTIAITPWEKSMIKAISSAIQAANIGVNPNSDGESVKLFFPPMTVEQRQENAKHAKSMGEKAKVSIRNVRKDANDEVKKLEKDKAITEDESKKGQDEVQKITDTYTAKIDTLVKEKEAELLKI; encoded by the coding sequence ATGCTAAATAAAATTTACGAAACACAAAAAGAAGGCTGCGAAAAAGCAATAGCTTCATTAAAACGTGACTTTACAACGCTTAGAACGGGTAAGGTAAACATTAATATTGTAGATCATGTAATGGTTGATTATTATGGTTCGCCAACTCCGCTCAACCAAGTGGCCACTGTGCTTACAAGCGATGCTTCAACTATTGCTATTACACCTTGGGAAAAGAGCATGATAAAAGCGATCTCTTCAGCTATCCAAGCAGCAAATATCGGCGTCAATCCAAATAGTGATGGTGAGAGTGTCAAGCTATTTTTTCCACCTATGACCGTCGAGCAACGCCAAGAAAATGCAAAACATGCAAAATCAATGGGAGAAAAAGCCAAAGTTAGTATAAGAAACGTAAGAAAAGATGCAAATGATGAAGTAAAAAAACTTGAAAAAGACAAAGCTATAACTGAGGATGAGAGTAAAAAGGGGCAGGATGAGGTTCAAAAGATAACTGACACCTACACTGCAAAAATCGATACTCTTGTAAAAGAAAAAGAAGCCGAGCTTTTAAAAATCTAA